The DNA region GTAGGTTCGCTTCAAGCGGGTTCATGCGACAGTATGTATGTCCGTGATCCCGTAGAAACTTTTCAACTGATTTTGAATAGACACCCGTCGCCTCAAATACGATTTCAGGGGCTTGTCCATCAAGAGCCGTTATTTCCTTAATACGAAGGTGTAGCTGCTCAAAATCAATGCGTGTATGATACAATTCCCCTTCAAATTCACATTGTCTATAGCCATCATAAATGGCAATGGTACTTTTCCCTTTACTGACATCAAGAGAGATGACATGTTTCATATAAATATTCTCCTTTTATAACCAATCATAGAAGTCTTCACAGTGCCTTATCGATTCCATTTTCTTATACACGATCTCTAAGACCCAACATACTAAACTGATTCAAACAAGGGTGTGAAGTTGGCCTGTTTAAATACGGACTCTTACATGGTCCTATAGACGGATCGACCTTCCTTCACTTCTACTATAAAAAAATAGTAGCACAAACCATGGCCTTGGTTTGTGCTACTAATGTTAGTATGTTTAAGCTATTTTTAATGATAAATGCTTATTAGGCGAAATTTTTCCGTCTATTTTATCAGATCGGATGCTTAACCTGATCCCAACCGACACAATTTCGGATGTCCTCTAAACAAAAAAAGGACCGGGCTGGTTTTCGCCCGGTGATTCTATATCAAATAGAATAAACATCGATCCCAGTAAATATTGCAGGAGTATCAATTAATGGTGCGTAGCAAATGATTTTTTCTTCTGTAAAAGGGTGAATGAATTCCAACTTTGCGGCATGAAGGGCTTGTCTGTTGCAGAGGGGTTTCCCGCCATATAGTACATCACCTATTAAGGAATGCCCTAAGTAGCTTAAATGAACACGAATTTGATGGGTTTTCCCTGTTTCTAACCAACAAGCTACATAAGAAGTATTTTTTTCTTCCTTTAATACTTGATAATGTGTAATTGCATCCTGACCGGAACGAGAAACTCGCCTTTTTGTTGGATGATGCCGATCACGCCCAATCGGTTCATTAATTGTTCCTCTTTTTATTTTTAACAGACCATGAACCTTGGCAATATAGGTCCTTTTAATTTCACGTTTCTCCAGCATTCTGTCTAGGATTGCTCCCGCTAGCTGATGTTTGGCGAAAAGGATAGCCCCAGTGGTATCCCTGTCTAATCGATGGACATGGCGAATATTGCCTGTTTCTCCCTTTGACTGCAGGTAGAAGAGAACTGAATTTAATAATGTGTTGTTGTCCGTTTTGTCATTTGGATGTGTATTCATGAAAGGCGGTTTATTTATGACAATTAAATGGTCATCCTCATAAAGGACCTCAATTTCGTGAAAGTTGGCTATAATATCCGTTTCTTCTTCTTCGAATAGTTTTATTAGCAGCTTATCCTTAATAACCAAAGGCAAATTCCAATTGGCTCGATTGCCATTGATTAAAACTTTATCTTCCATTCGAAAAGAATGGGTTAGTTTTCGCGGTGACTCCCAGTGCTTCCGAAAGATTTCCTCAATCGTTTTGCCTTCCCAATTTTTAGGGATGATGATTTCCATCCAATTACCCTTTCTCGTTGTTGTTAGCATTGTCGCTCCTTTCATTGTAGTTATTTAGTGAATCGAAAAATAGCGTGGTTATTATTACCACCGAATAATCACCCTCATTTATGCTATTCTTATGATATATATTACGGTAGATAAATGCTATCACAAAGGTGGGTTACAGTTGAAAATTGTTTTTGCCTCGACCCCAAGTCAGGAAGAAGAAATTTGTGTACTTGTGAGGTATATTTATTCAAAGGTCTTTCCCCTCTATTTTATCGATGAGGAAATAAATGAATTCGAACAGTTAAAAGTATTGCATTTTACAGAAGATTTCAATACGTTAAAGGATGCCTTTCAAGTAATGGCAAGCCTGCAAACATTGATTTCAATTCTAGAGTCTCCGACACTATATGACCATTATGCAGCACTTTTCAATAAAAATGTAACGCTTCTAGAAGAATTTGGTCTATCCTTTCCTTTTGAATTTCAACAGTTTATTGAGGCAAAGCATTTGAAATGCAGCATGCTCAGTATTTATACGAAGGCTGATAATGAACTTCTAGTGTAAGATGAAAAAATGTCTGTAAATTTACAGGCATTTTTTGTTGTGAAAAATCCGAAAGTAATGAGCATTATTTGCTATAATCCTTTTATACCAACAAAATGAAAATATACATTAGAATAGTTATGGATTTTTGGAGGAGTAACAAACCTTCGGATAGAAACAATAGTATATAGTTATGGATAGAGGAGGAGATTTTATGGACTGGAAGACAAATGCAAAGCGATGGATGGAATTTTCTAGTTTGAATGATGAGCTAAGTAAGCAATTAGAAGAAATTAAATCCGAGGAAAAACTTCTTGAAGAAGCATTTTATAAGAATTTAGAGTTTGGCACTGGCGGGATGCGAGGGGAAATTGGTGTTGGAACGAATCGTATGAACATCTACACTGTCCGGAAAGCTTCTGCTGGTTTAGCCGCTTACATAGAGGAACAAGGTAATGAAGCAAAACAACGTGGTGTTGTTATTGCTTATGATTCAAGGCATAAATCTCCTGAGTTTTGTATGGAAGCTGCCAGAACACTTGCAACAAAAGGTATTAGAACATACATTTTTAATGAATTGAGACCAACACCAGTACTATCCTTTGCTCTAAGGTATTTAAATGCATTCTCGGGCATCGTGATTACTGCTAGTCATAATCCGCCAGAGTACAATGGTTATAAGGTTTATGGCCCTGATGGCGGTCAGCTTATACCCGAGAGTGCAGACATTGTAATTTCAAAGGTTAATGAAATTGAGAATGAATTGCTGGTTGAAGCTGACAGTGAAGAGAACCTTAGAGAAGCTGGTTTAATCCAGACGATTGGAGAAGAAATTGACCAAGCCTATATTGAAAAATTGAAGTCAATTTCTGAGAATCCTTCTATTGCCGATGAAACTGACTTAAAAATAGTATTTACACCGCTGCATGGAACGGCGAATAAGCCTGTAAGGCAGGCTTTAGCAGCCTTAGGCTATAGAAATGTTACAACTGTTAAAGAACAAGAGCTTCCAGACCCAGAGTTTTCTACAGTAAAGAGTCCAAATCCTGAGGAACATGCAGCCTTCGAACTTGCCATTAGAGACGGAAAAGCAGTTGGTGCCGATTTATTAATTGCAACCGACCCTGATGCAGACCGTTTGGGTATCGCTGTTCTTGATAATCAGGGCGAGTATGTGGTCCTCACGGGAAACCAAACGGGAGCATTATTGTTAGATTACATACTTTCACAAAAGAAACTCAAGGGAACTCTTCCTCAAAACGGTGTTGTCCTTAAAACAATTGTTACTTCAGAAATAGGCAGAAAAATTGCGGATGCCTACCAATTAGAATCCATTGATGTATTAACGGGCTTTAAGTTTATTGGTGAAAAAATTAACCATTATGAAACAACAGGTGAACATACCTTTTTATTTGGCTATGAAGAAAGTTATGGCTATTTAATCGGAGATTTTGTCCGTGATAAGGATGCCGTTCAAGCTGCACTTTTAGCAACAGAAGTTTGTGCTTATTACAAAAAACAAGGAATGTCTCTCTATGAAGGATTAATGCAGGTTTTCAAAAAATATGGCTTCTATCAGGAAGGTCTTCGCTCTCTAACATTAAAAGGCAAGGATGGAGCAGAGATGATTCAGCGCATTTTAGCTTCTTTCCGTCAAGAACCAATAACAACCCTTGGAGCCTTAACCATTTCGACTTCTGAGGATTACTTAACAAGTATTAGTGTAACAGCAATGGGAGAAGAAAAAATCGACTTACCAAAATCGAATGTATTAAAATATACATTTACAGATGGATCCTGGGTTTGTTTAAGACCGTCAGGTACGGAACCGAAGGTTAAATTTTATTTTGGAGTCAATAGCGATAGTCTTGATGAAAGTAAGCGAAAATTACAGGAAATTGAGAAAGATTTCATGGATCTTGTTAATGATAAAATTAAAAAAGTATCTGAAATGTAAGTATTTTCTCCAGCATAGTAAGTCATCAAGAAAGGGTGTTAAATATGCTAAAAGGACAAATTGCAATTATAACAGGTGCATCTAGAGGAATAGGAAAAGAGATAGCAGTAAAGCTTGCTGAACAGGGAATGAAAATATCTATTGTTGGCAGTTCAGCACAAATCTCCGAAACGGCTGAAGAACTAAAGCAAATAGGTTTTCAGAACGTTCTTCCGATACAAGCTGATGTATCAAAAGAGGAAGACATGCAACAAGTGGTCAAGAAAACTATAGAGGAATTTGGGCAGGTGGATCTTCTCATTAATAATGCTGGTGTTGGATTTTTTAAACTAACAGAAGAAGTAACGGTTGAGGAGTGGAAAAAGGTATTTGAAGTAAACGTTCAAGGAGTATTTCTAGCAACAAAAGCTGTCCTTCCGCATATGAAGGAAAGAAAGTCAGGAACGATTATTACCATTTCCTCCGATGTTGGCAAATACACGATACCTAATGGAGCGGCATATACTTCCACTAAATACGCTGTGCAAGGCTTCTCAGGATCTGTAGCGCAGGAAGTTCGTGAATACGGTATTCGCGTAGGAACGATCAACCCTGGAATGGTTGATACGTATTTTGCAGACTCCACTCAAGGTTTACCTGAAAAACATGACTGGCTAAAGGTAAGTGATATTGCCAATGCGGTTGTGTATATGGCTTCAGCGCCTAAGTACATGCTTATTGATGAAATTGTCCTTCATCCGCTTGTACAACAATATCCGATTGCCTAAAAAAACACTCGAAGGGGGTCCTTCGAGTGTTTTTTTGGTGGAATTCCTTGGTCCGGTTGGTAAAACTATTCTCAACAAAAAAATGTATCCACTTGTAATTTTAAGGAAGACTATACATCGTTAACTCATTATCAGGGTCAAGTGTTTCATTCGCATGGTCGATGTACCTAAGCAGCGAATATAAATTTTTTTGAATGACGGAGTAATCATGTTCAAAATTGTAGGCATGCAGGAATTGCTCTATCCTTTTTGATAAAAATTGATCCTTCGTTCGCACCATTAATATTAATAAATTGTCCCACTCGGATCGATGTGTATAATACAACGCTCGATCATAATCCATTTTTTTCATTTATTTTATCTCTCCTCCTTATTAGGAGTTGAAGTTATTTTATGATGTTTTGCAGATATCTTCCGCAGAAAATGTTGGTCACTCATATAGGGCGCCATTTTCAACTTTTTCCTGTATAAAATATTGTTTTCTCAGTTTCTGAAAGGTGGACAATATGGACTGTATATTTAACTAAATTAACATAACTAAAAGATGTTAGGGAAAACTAAATTCAACTAATAAATGGGGGTAATCAAATGAAAAAATATCTTATATCTATAATCCTTTTGGGATCATTTTTATTCAGTTTTAGCACCTTTACACAAGCGCAAAAACCAGATTATGAAAAGTACGGAAAAATTGCGATGACTGTAATTGTAGCAGACTATCCGGGAGAAGAAGTTCGCGACTATCAATATTTAGGTAGAAAAAAAATAAGTGATACAAAGGTAGAGGATTCTTTTCGCTTTCAAGTTCAAGAAAAAAGCAAAAAAATTGATGTAATCGTGAAAGTAAATCATGATTTGTCTAATAATAAACTCCTAACGATTACGGTGGAATCACAAAAACAATAAGCCAATACGGCTTGTTGTTTTTTTCATCATTCCCGGCTTACCTTCATACATTGAGGTAAGAGGAAAAGGGGGAATGACTAATGAATGGAGAAGATCATAAAGCTCTCGAATACGCCATTAGTGAAATCACTGAAATTGCCAGTGGATTTGGTTTAGATTTTTATCCAATGCGCTATGAAATATGCCCGGCAGAAATTATTTATACCTTTGGAGCTTACGGGATGCCAACCAGATTTTCACATTGGAGCTTTGGTAAGCAATTTCACAAAATGAAACTCCATTATGACCTGGGACTTAGTAAGATTTATGAACTTGTCATCAACTCTAACCCATGCTATGCCTTTCTATTGGATTCAAACACATTAATACAAAATAAGCTGATTGTGGCACACGTACTGGCACATTGTGACTTTTTTAAGAACAATATCCGCTTTCAAAATACGAAGCGCGATATGGTGGAAAGTATGGCAGCAACCGCGGAGCGAATCCATCAATATGAGATACAATATGGAAAAAAAGAGGTTGAAACCTTCCTTGACGCGGTTTTGGCAATTGATGAGCA from Neobacillus sp. FSL H8-0543 includes:
- a CDS encoding YhdB family protein → MKKMDYDRALYYTHRSEWDNLLILMVRTKDQFLSKRIEQFLHAYNFEHDYSVIQKNLYSLLRYIDHANETLDPDNELTMYSLP
- a CDS encoding phospho-sugar mutase, producing MDWKTNAKRWMEFSSLNDELSKQLEEIKSEEKLLEEAFYKNLEFGTGGMRGEIGVGTNRMNIYTVRKASAGLAAYIEEQGNEAKQRGVVIAYDSRHKSPEFCMEAARTLATKGIRTYIFNELRPTPVLSFALRYLNAFSGIVITASHNPPEYNGYKVYGPDGGQLIPESADIVISKVNEIENELLVEADSEENLREAGLIQTIGEEIDQAYIEKLKSISENPSIADETDLKIVFTPLHGTANKPVRQALAALGYRNVTTVKEQELPDPEFSTVKSPNPEEHAAFELAIRDGKAVGADLLIATDPDADRLGIAVLDNQGEYVVLTGNQTGALLLDYILSQKKLKGTLPQNGVVLKTIVTSEIGRKIADAYQLESIDVLTGFKFIGEKINHYETTGEHTFLFGYEESYGYLIGDFVRDKDAVQAALLATEVCAYYKKQGMSLYEGLMQVFKKYGFYQEGLRSLTLKGKDGAEMIQRILASFRQEPITTLGALTISTSEDYLTSISVTAMGEEKIDLPKSNVLKYTFTDGSWVCLRPSGTEPKVKFYFGVNSDSLDESKRKLQEIEKDFMDLVNDKIKKVSEM
- a CDS encoding YhcU family protein — encoded protein: MKIVFASTPSQEEEICVLVRYIYSKVFPLYFIDEEINEFEQLKVLHFTEDFNTLKDAFQVMASLQTLISILESPTLYDHYAALFNKNVTLLEEFGLSFPFEFQQFIEAKHLKCSMLSIYTKADNELLV
- a CDS encoding SDR family oxidoreductase; the encoded protein is MLKGQIAIITGASRGIGKEIAVKLAEQGMKISIVGSSAQISETAEELKQIGFQNVLPIQADVSKEEDMQQVVKKTIEEFGQVDLLINNAGVGFFKLTEEVTVEEWKKVFEVNVQGVFLATKAVLPHMKERKSGTIITISSDVGKYTIPNGAAYTSTKYAVQGFSGSVAQEVREYGIRVGTINPGMVDTYFADSTQGLPEKHDWLKVSDIANAVVYMASAPKYMLIDEIVLHPLVQQYPIA
- a CDS encoding RluA family pseudouridine synthase: MLTTTRKGNWMEIIIPKNWEGKTIEEIFRKHWESPRKLTHSFRMEDKVLINGNRANWNLPLVIKDKLLIKLFEEEETDIIANFHEIEVLYEDDHLIVINKPPFMNTHPNDKTDNNTLLNSVLFYLQSKGETGNIRHVHRLDRDTTGAILFAKHQLAGAILDRMLEKREIKRTYIAKVHGLLKIKRGTINEPIGRDRHHPTKRRVSRSGQDAITHYQVLKEEKNTSYVACWLETGKTHQIRVHLSYLGHSLIGDVLYGGKPLCNRQALHAAKLEFIHPFTEEKIICYAPLIDTPAIFTGIDVYSI
- a CDS encoding DUF3889 domain-containing protein, coding for MKKYLISIILLGSFLFSFSTFTQAQKPDYEKYGKIAMTVIVADYPGEEVRDYQYLGRKKISDTKVEDSFRFQVQEKSKKIDVIVKVNHDLSNNKLLTITVESQKQ